In one Brevibacterium sp. CBA3109 genomic region, the following are encoded:
- a CDS encoding ABC-F family ATP-binding cassette domain-containing protein yields MAHLLGAEALHLEYPTRIVFDSVTLGVDAGDMIGIVGRNGDGKSSLLGMLAGTIAPDSGRVTYRGGMRLGMLSQRDTMDSEATVGYSVVGNMDDHEWARDAAARDIIAGLIADLDWNATIGSLSGGQRRRVALAALLIEDWDLLILDEPTNHLDVDGISWLAKHVKNRWAKNSGALLLVTHDRWFLDEVCNKTWEVHDQIVEPFEGGYAAYVLQRVERDRIASATEQKRQNLMRKELAWLRRGAPARTSKPKFRIEAANQLIADVPEVRNPIELKKMATARLGKDVVDLLDVSLSFGNQQILDNVTWRIGPGERTGILGPNGAGKSTLLSLISGELEPDEGRVKRGKTVKVGVLDQQFKELDAIAGQKVREVLSESKTSFTIEGKDYTPAQLLERLGFAKEHLSARVKELSGGQKRRLQLLLLLMSEPNVIILDEPTNDVDSDMLAAMEDLLDSWPATLIVVSHDRYLLERVTDQQYAILDHGLRHVPGGVDEYLQLRADSAKSGGSKGTVSGRGAASSNPGGASASAGTGADTLSGAEARAAKKEVSSIERRMDKLSKRIARAHDEMADHDQTDFEGLQKLTSSLQELKGEMTELEERWLEANETLDA; encoded by the coding sequence ATGGCACATCTTCTCGGGGCTGAAGCCCTGCACCTCGAATACCCCACCCGCATCGTCTTCGACTCCGTCACGCTCGGCGTCGACGCCGGGGACATGATCGGCATCGTCGGCCGCAACGGCGACGGCAAGTCGAGCCTGCTGGGCATGCTCGCCGGCACCATCGCGCCCGATTCCGGGCGAGTGACCTACCGCGGCGGAATGCGTCTGGGCATGCTCAGCCAGCGCGACACCATGGACTCCGAAGCGACCGTCGGCTATTCCGTTGTCGGGAACATGGACGACCACGAATGGGCCCGCGACGCCGCAGCACGCGACATCATCGCAGGCCTCATCGCCGACCTCGATTGGAATGCCACTATCGGCAGCCTCTCCGGCGGTCAGCGCCGACGTGTGGCTCTGGCGGCACTGCTCATCGAAGACTGGGACCTGCTCATTCTCGATGAGCCGACCAACCACCTCGACGTCGATGGCATCTCGTGGTTGGCCAAGCACGTCAAGAACCGATGGGCGAAGAACTCCGGAGCTCTGCTGCTGGTGACTCACGACCGGTGGTTCCTCGATGAGGTCTGCAACAAGACGTGGGAGGTCCACGACCAGATCGTCGAACCCTTCGAGGGCGGATACGCCGCCTATGTCCTCCAACGTGTCGAACGTGACCGGATCGCATCCGCGACTGAGCAGAAGCGCCAGAACCTCATGCGCAAGGAACTGGCATGGCTGCGCCGAGGTGCCCCTGCCCGCACCTCGAAACCGAAGTTCCGAATCGAAGCAGCAAACCAGCTCATCGCCGATGTCCCGGAGGTGCGCAACCCGATCGAACTGAAGAAGATGGCGACCGCCCGTTTGGGCAAGGACGTCGTCGACCTCCTCGATGTGTCCCTGAGCTTCGGAAACCAGCAGATCCTCGACAACGTCACCTGGCGCATCGGTCCTGGCGAACGCACCGGAATCCTGGGGCCCAACGGTGCTGGAAAGTCGACCCTGCTCAGTCTCATCTCGGGTGAGCTCGAACCGGATGAGGGCAGAGTCAAGCGCGGGAAGACCGTGAAGGTCGGAGTCCTCGACCAGCAGTTCAAGGAACTGGACGCAATCGCCGGGCAGAAGGTGCGTGAAGTTCTGTCGGAATCGAAGACGAGCTTCACCATCGAGGGCAAGGACTACACCCCGGCACAGCTCCTGGAACGCCTCGGCTTCGCCAAGGAGCACCTCTCAGCGCGTGTCAAAGAGCTCTCCGGAGGACAGAAGCGCCGGCTGCAGCTGCTGCTGCTGCTCATGTCCGAACCCAATGTCATCATCCTCGATGAGCCGACCAATGACGTCGACTCCGATATGTTGGCGGCGATGGAAGACCTCCTCGACTCCTGGCCGGCTACTCTGATCGTCGTCTCTCACGATAGGTACCTGCTCGAACGAGTCACCGATCAGCAGTACGCGATCCTCGATCATGGCCTGCGGCACGTGCCAGGAGGCGTCGACGAATACCTTCAGCTGCGCGCCGACAGCGCCAAATCCGGTGGATCGAAGGGAACCGTCTCCGGCAGAGGCGCAGCAAGCTCCAATCCTGGCGGTGCGAGTGCGTCCGCCGGCACAGGGGCGGACACGCTCTCCGGGGCCGAGGCCAGGGCGGCGAAGAAAGAGGTCTCCTCGATCGAACGCCGCATGGACAAGCTGAGTAAACGGATCGCGCGAGCCCACGATGAGATGGCCGACCATGACCAGACCGACTTCGAGGGACTGCAGAAACTCACCTCATCCCTGCAGGAGCTCAAGGGCGAAATGACCGAGCTGGAAGAGCGCTGGCTCGAAGCCAACGAGACCCTCGACGCCTGA
- a CDS encoding TraR/DksA family transcriptional regulator: MVDSDRMRELLHAEDSETRRLIAALSSDIKDLSAAREGDNSDDEHDPEGATLAFERSQADTLLRQSEERLSAIAQALQRLDDGSFGICTNCGKPIPEVRLEIRPYAPTCVACAS, from the coding sequence ATGGTCGACTCGGATCGGATGCGGGAGCTCCTGCATGCCGAAGACTCCGAGACCAGACGGCTCATCGCCGCCCTATCCTCGGACATCAAGGATCTCTCGGCCGCACGCGAGGGTGACAACAGCGACGATGAGCATGACCCTGAAGGGGCGACCCTCGCCTTCGAACGGTCTCAGGCAGACACTCTGCTGCGCCAGTCCGAGGAGCGTCTGAGCGCCATCGCGCAGGCGTTGCAGAGACTTGATGACGGCTCCTTCGGAATCTGCACCAATTGCGGGAAACCCATTCCCGAGGTGCGGCTGGAGATCCGCCCCTACGCCCCGACCTGCGTCGCCTGCGCGAGCTGA
- a CDS encoding acyltransferase family protein, producing the protein MPTRDHRLDRAKGILIFTVVLGHLLARTGPWDDDVLRAPMYLIYSFHMPAFVFLAGITAKSTRLPERVLTFLVLLFTVLPLLWGWMWIFDLDPDYSFLTPFWYSWFLLSMAYWIITVPFIERFPRTVLVTSVVVGLFGGILPILDMELSASRSMIFWPFFVIGKLYGKQILDWAGSLRIWQKLFFTAAALGTIGYFYLDNVDYYWFYGSLNFAHFDVSIPEGVGLRLIIDIGSVLMTLMLLMWVGDKDTYIAKIGRHSLAIYVVHGFVVRGLQPLLDDTQDVLSTPLILIICLVLALLITYVLSWGPIERALRWYSSTVTRLLLAPFALLRPKPGRHSEKTSS; encoded by the coding sequence GTGCCCACACGAGATCACAGACTGGACCGCGCCAAAGGCATCCTCATCTTCACCGTCGTCCTCGGCCACCTGCTGGCCAGGACCGGACCCTGGGATGACGACGTCCTCCGTGCGCCGATGTACCTCATCTATTCGTTCCACATGCCAGCCTTCGTCTTCCTGGCAGGGATCACGGCGAAGTCGACGAGGCTGCCCGAACGCGTCCTGACCTTCCTGGTCCTGCTGTTCACCGTGCTGCCCCTGCTGTGGGGGTGGATGTGGATCTTCGATCTGGATCCCGACTACAGCTTCCTGACTCCGTTCTGGTACTCGTGGTTCCTGCTGTCCATGGCGTACTGGATCATCACCGTGCCGTTCATCGAACGATTCCCGCGAACGGTCCTCGTCACCTCGGTGGTGGTGGGGCTCTTCGGCGGAATTCTGCCGATCCTCGACATGGAGCTCTCGGCCTCGCGGTCCATGATCTTCTGGCCCTTCTTCGTCATCGGCAAGCTCTACGGCAAACAGATCCTCGATTGGGCCGGCAGCCTGCGCATCTGGCAGAAGCTGTTCTTCACGGCCGCCGCACTGGGCACGATCGGCTACTTCTATCTCGACAACGTCGATTACTACTGGTTCTACGGCAGCCTCAACTTCGCTCACTTCGACGTCAGCATTCCGGAAGGCGTCGGCCTCCGACTCATCATCGACATCGGCTCTGTTCTGATGACTCTGATGCTGCTCATGTGGGTGGGCGACAAGGACACGTACATTGCCAAGATCGGCCGCCACAGCCTGGCGATCTACGTCGTCCACGGGTTCGTCGTCCGCGGTCTCCAGCCTCTCCTCGATGACACCCAGGACGTGCTCAGCACCCCCCTGATCCTCATCATCTGTCTCGTCCTGGCACTGCTCATCACATATGTACTGTCCTGGGGCCCGATCGAGAGAGCCCTGCGCTGGTATTCCTCGACCGTGACCCGACTGCTGCTCGCCCCGTTTGCGCTATTGCGTCCGAAGCCCGGCAGACACTCGGAGAAGACTTCTTCGTAG
- a CDS encoding homocysteine S-methyltransferase family protein codes for MTQPNPLTERLDAGPVICAEGFLFELEKRGYLSAGEFVPEVALEFPDALRSLHVDFQRAGSDIVEAFTYNGHREKMRVIGKEDLLEPLNRSALQIARSVADAKPGNFMAGNISNSNIWDPENADRQAEVRAMFTEMVGWAVDEGADLIIGETFYFAGEAIAAAEIAKASGLPVVLTLAPMAFQQMADGVGIVETAQKLEQLGVDVVGLNCFRGPATMLPWLKEIRAAVSCHVGALPIPYRTTADEPTFFNLSDPHAAVHSPHGRTFPTALDPLQTNRYEIGSFAKEVYDLGTNYIGVCCGATPMHIREVAEAVGLTTDASRFSENMKNHFMYGDNERLADNVVALGSTA; via the coding sequence ATGACTCAGCCCAACCCGTTGACCGAACGCCTCGACGCCGGACCAGTGATCTGCGCCGAAGGATTCCTGTTCGAACTCGAAAAGCGCGGCTATCTGTCCGCCGGAGAATTCGTGCCTGAGGTCGCACTCGAATTCCCTGACGCTCTGCGGTCCCTGCACGTGGACTTCCAGCGCGCAGGCTCGGACATCGTCGAAGCCTTCACCTACAACGGCCACCGCGAGAAGATGCGGGTCATCGGCAAGGAAGACCTGCTCGAACCTCTCAATCGCTCCGCCCTGCAGATCGCCCGCAGCGTTGCCGACGCAAAGCCCGGCAATTTCATGGCCGGAAACATCTCGAACTCCAACATCTGGGATCCCGAGAACGCAGATCGCCAGGCCGAGGTTCGTGCCATGTTCACCGAGATGGTGGGCTGGGCCGTGGACGAAGGCGCCGACCTCATCATCGGTGAGACGTTCTACTTCGCCGGTGAGGCCATCGCTGCGGCGGAAATCGCCAAGGCCAGCGGGCTGCCCGTCGTCCTCACCCTCGCGCCCATGGCCTTTCAGCAGATGGCCGACGGTGTGGGCATCGTGGAGACGGCACAGAAGCTCGAGCAGCTGGGCGTCGACGTCGTCGGCCTCAACTGCTTCCGTGGACCCGCGACGATGCTGCCATGGCTGAAGGAGATCCGCGCGGCCGTGTCCTGTCACGTCGGTGCCCTGCCCATCCCCTACCGCACGACGGCAGATGAGCCCACCTTCTTCAATCTCTCCGACCCTCATGCCGCAGTGCACTCGCCGCATGGTCGCACCTTCCCCACGGCTCTCGATCCGCTGCAGACGAACCGCTACGAGATCGGCTCCTTCGCGAAGGAAGTCTACGACCTGGGCACCAACTACATCGGCGTGTGCTGCGGCGCAACGCCGATGCACATCCGTGAGGTCGCCGAGGCGGTCGGCCTGACCACCGATGCCAGCCGGTTCTCGGAAAACATGAAGAACCACTTCATGTACGGCGACAACGAACGCCTCGCCGACAACGTCGTCGCCCTCGGCTCCACCGCCTGA
- a CDS encoding alanine--glyoxylate aminotransferase family protein, translated as MTLPHEDVDPDGLLEYSVVFTDRSLNHMSGRFVSVMQDINRVLREAYDAHSVAIVPGGGSYAMESVARQLAAGKKCLVVRNGLFSFRWSQILDAGSIASETTVLKASPLSDEHQSAWAPAPIAEVVAAIERERPAVVFAPHVETASGMLLPDDYVRQVADAVHGVGGVFVLDCIASGAVWASQTDLGVDVLISAPQKGWSGSPCAGYVMLSETGRAAVQESTSSSFAMDLKKWLFIADEYEEGRAPYHATMPTDSLAHNAKLMLETEERGFDKLSAAQFELGDRVRTVFADRGLPSVAAPEFASPSVVVVHTDNPKLATGASFKEAGVQIAAGVPLQCDEPEDFSTFRIGLFGLDKLGDIDGSISRLEAALDSIGVTPQG; from the coding sequence ATGACTTTGCCACATGAAGATGTTGACCCAGACGGCCTGCTCGAATACTCGGTGGTCTTCACCGACCGATCGCTGAACCACATGTCGGGGCGATTCGTCTCCGTGATGCAGGACATCAATCGCGTTCTGCGCGAGGCATACGACGCCCATAGCGTGGCCATCGTCCCTGGTGGCGGCAGCTACGCCATGGAATCCGTGGCCAGGCAGCTCGCGGCGGGCAAGAAGTGCCTCGTCGTCCGCAACGGACTGTTCTCCTTCCGCTGGTCACAGATCCTCGACGCCGGCTCCATTGCCAGCGAGACGACCGTGCTCAAGGCCTCACCGCTCAGCGACGAGCACCAGTCGGCCTGGGCTCCGGCCCCCATCGCCGAGGTGGTCGCCGCCATCGAGCGCGAACGACCAGCCGTCGTGTTCGCACCCCACGTCGAAACCGCGTCTGGGATGCTCCTGCCCGATGATTACGTCCGCCAGGTCGCCGACGCGGTTCACGGTGTCGGTGGAGTCTTCGTCCTCGACTGCATCGCCTCGGGTGCCGTGTGGGCCTCTCAGACCGATCTGGGCGTCGACGTCCTGATCAGCGCACCACAGAAGGGGTGGAGTGGTTCACCCTGCGCCGGCTACGTCATGCTCAGCGAAACCGGGCGTGCCGCGGTTCAGGAGTCCACCTCCTCGAGCTTCGCCATGGATCTGAAGAAGTGGCTGTTCATCGCCGACGAGTACGAAGAGGGTCGGGCGCCGTATCACGCGACGATGCCGACCGATTCGCTGGCGCACAACGCCAAGCTCATGCTCGAGACCGAGGAGCGCGGCTTCGACAAGCTCTCAGCCGCCCAGTTCGAGCTCGGCGACCGGGTCCGCACAGTCTTCGCCGATCGTGGACTGCCTTCTGTCGCGGCTCCGGAATTCGCCTCGCCCAGCGTGGTCGTCGTCCACACAGACAACCCGAAGCTGGCCACCGGCGCGAGCTTCAAGGAAGCCGGAGTCCAGATCGCTGCCGGAGTTCCTCTGCAGTGCGACGAGCCGGAGGACTTCTCGACCTTCAGAATCGGTCTCTTCGGTCTCGACAAGCTCGGCGACATCGACGGTTCGATCTCCCGTCTCGAGGCCGCACTCGATTCGATCGGCGTGACGCCGCAGGGCTGA
- a CDS encoding 4-(cytidine 5'-diphospho)-2-C-methyl-D-erythritol kinase — protein sequence MSAQLHSSPTTLTPVKVRAPGKINVHLGVGTAGDDGYHELATVFQALNLNETLTLVPGGSASIVVGGRYADAEVPQDESNFARKAINLLISALEDERDVDVLRDLDIVIDKQVPVAGGMGGGSADAAAALCGGAHLIGGVDESILHDCAVAVGADVAFLLHGGTAIGHGRGEKLTPVLTRGSFHWVMATSSRQLSTPAIYSRFDELTPDPEPAVVPADVLAALAAGDPDILATAAANDLTDAAISAMPELAEVMEAGRDAGALLPLLSGSGPTIGFLARDAHHALELAVLLQATRGVKEALRTTGPAPGAHVIDHL from the coding sequence ATGAGCGCGCAGCTGCACTCGAGCCCCACGACCCTGACGCCGGTGAAGGTGCGGGCACCGGGCAAAATCAACGTCCACCTCGGTGTGGGCACAGCTGGCGACGACGGCTACCACGAACTCGCGACGGTGTTCCAAGCGCTCAACCTCAATGAGACCCTGACCCTCGTCCCCGGCGGCAGCGCCTCGATCGTCGTCGGCGGCCGATACGCAGACGCCGAGGTGCCCCAGGACGAGTCGAACTTCGCCCGCAAGGCCATCAACCTCCTCATCAGCGCCCTCGAAGACGAACGCGATGTCGACGTCCTGCGCGACCTCGACATCGTCATCGACAAACAGGTGCCCGTCGCCGGTGGCATGGGCGGCGGATCGGCCGACGCGGCCGCAGCACTGTGCGGTGGGGCCCACCTCATCGGGGGAGTCGACGAGTCGATCCTCCATGACTGCGCGGTCGCCGTCGGCGCCGATGTCGCCTTCCTCCTCCACGGGGGAACGGCCATCGGCCATGGCCGCGGGGAGAAACTCACCCCCGTCCTGACCCGCGGATCATTCCACTGGGTCATGGCCACCTCGTCGAGGCAGCTGTCCACGCCGGCGATCTACTCACGTTTCGACGAACTCACACCCGACCCCGAACCGGCTGTCGTGCCCGCCGATGTCCTCGCGGCGCTCGCCGCCGGCGATCCGGACATCTTGGCGACGGCGGCAGCCAACGATCTGACTGATGCCGCGATATCGGCGATGCCCGAGCTCGCTGAGGTGATGGAGGCCGGGCGCGACGCCGGTGCGCTCCTGCCCCTGCTCAGCGGCTCGGGTCCAACGATCGGCTTCCTCGCCCGCGACGCCCATCACGCACTTGAACTTGCGGTCCTGCTCCAGGCCACGCGCGGAGTCAAGGAAGCGCTGCGAACCACGGGCCCGGCCCCCGGCGCTCATGTCATCGACCACCTGTGA
- the rsmA gene encoding 16S rRNA (adenine(1518)-N(6)/adenine(1519)-N(6))-dimethyltransferase RsmA: MTLLTARDIREIAADIGLRPTKQKGQNFVIDPNTVRSIVASAKLADHSSVVEIGPGLGSLTLGLLEAGHHVTAVEIDDVLAARLPATVEKYGQTAAAADETANFELINADALKVTELPTAPDALVANLPYNVAVPVLLHFLEVFPSLTSVLVMVQLEVAERLAAGPGSRTYGVPSVKAQWYGDVTLAGRIGKNVFWPAPNIDSGLVHIDVTRTHRDPDQRRRLFSVVDAAFAQRRKTLRAALATWAGGPQRAEELLRAAGIDPKTRGEALGVDDFERLAAAGAASERGATSMNAAAGATSGNTLTPDDEDTPENPQESAQS; the protein is encoded by the coding sequence GTGACGTTATTGACCGCACGCGACATTCGCGAAATCGCCGCCGACATCGGTCTGCGCCCGACTAAGCAGAAGGGGCAGAACTTCGTCATCGACCCCAATACCGTGCGCTCGATCGTTGCGTCCGCGAAGCTTGCCGATCACAGCAGCGTCGTCGAGATCGGTCCCGGCCTGGGATCGCTGACGTTGGGTCTGCTGGAAGCTGGACACCATGTCACCGCCGTTGAGATCGACGATGTCCTGGCCGCACGCCTGCCTGCGACGGTTGAGAAGTATGGGCAGACTGCAGCCGCTGCCGACGAGACCGCGAACTTCGAGCTCATCAACGCCGATGCGCTCAAGGTCACCGAGTTGCCGACGGCCCCCGACGCGCTGGTCGCGAACCTGCCCTATAACGTTGCGGTCCCAGTGCTCCTGCATTTCCTCGAGGTCTTCCCGAGCCTCACGTCAGTCCTCGTCATGGTCCAGCTCGAGGTCGCCGAACGCCTCGCCGCGGGCCCTGGATCGCGCACCTATGGTGTGCCCAGCGTCAAGGCTCAGTGGTATGGCGACGTCACTCTGGCCGGACGCATCGGCAAGAACGTGTTCTGGCCGGCCCCGAACATCGACTCCGGACTCGTCCACATCGACGTGACCCGCACCCACCGTGACCCGGATCAGCGACGTCGCCTGTTCAGTGTCGTCGACGCAGCCTTCGCCCAGCGTCGCAAGACCCTGCGCGCGGCCCTGGCAACCTGGGCCGGGGGTCCCCAGCGGGCAGAAGAGCTCCTGCGCGCTGCAGGCATCGACCCGAAAACGCGCGGCGAAGCCCTCGGCGTCGATGACTTCGAACGACTCGCCGCAGCGGGCGCAGCATCGGAGCGCGGCGCGACGTCGATGAATGCCGCCGCGGGTGCGACTTCGGGCAACACCCTCACACCGGACGACGAGGACACACCCGAAAACCCACAGGAAAGCGCACAGTCATGA
- a CDS encoding class I SAM-dependent methyltransferase, producing the protein MDPQTLTELLDVSVLDRLDRIEDLPADELARSSALRKEGYSAEVTAGLLTQAQLRKDAVKKLGPFADDMLFTRDGLAQATRLPVAAHHARRLLGEGMDTGGDKGTDSSPDSADPPPTIADLGCGIGVDSFAFAGMGAQVTAVDADEVTAAIASFNLRHLTNASVDHARAEDIDTSAFDALWFDPARRTVGKGTKGGSTARIFDPEDFSPSLSWVIDKAIAAKAAGVKLGPALDHSLIPDEAEAQWVSHLGEVVEVCLYFGAARQRPGRSALIMGDRTLLVHEDDLPDDDEDDLGEVGHYLLEPDGAIVRAGLVTALCGPLQARRVHPKIAYLTTDVEPTGPAAAGVTSYQVTDVLPAKIPSLRKALVSRGIGSVVIKKRGADIVPDQVRRQLKLPAGDKATLVFTRLGDRHVVLLTQPC; encoded by the coding sequence ATGGACCCGCAGACACTCACCGAACTCCTCGACGTCTCCGTCCTCGACCGGCTCGACCGGATCGAAGACCTCCCTGCGGATGAGCTCGCCCGATCCTCGGCGCTGCGCAAGGAAGGCTATTCCGCCGAGGTGACCGCCGGCCTGCTCACACAGGCTCAGCTGCGCAAAGACGCTGTGAAGAAGCTCGGCCCTTTCGCCGACGACATGCTGTTCACTCGCGACGGTCTGGCCCAAGCCACACGACTGCCCGTGGCCGCCCACCACGCCCGCCGCCTCCTCGGCGAGGGCATGGACACCGGTGGCGACAAGGGCACCGACAGCAGTCCTGATTCGGCAGACCCCCCACCCACGATCGCCGATCTGGGGTGTGGGATCGGCGTCGACTCCTTCGCCTTCGCCGGGATGGGCGCCCAGGTCACCGCCGTCGACGCGGACGAGGTCACCGCGGCCATCGCCAGCTTCAACCTCCGCCACCTGACCAATGCCAGCGTCGACCATGCCCGCGCCGAAGACATCGACACGTCCGCATTCGACGCCCTGTGGTTCGACCCGGCCCGCCGCACGGTCGGGAAAGGCACCAAAGGCGGGTCCACCGCACGCATCTTCGACCCCGAAGACTTCTCCCCCTCCCTGTCATGGGTCATCGACAAGGCGATCGCGGCGAAGGCCGCGGGGGTCAAACTCGGACCAGCACTCGACCACAGCCTCATCCCCGATGAGGCCGAGGCGCAATGGGTCTCCCACCTGGGCGAAGTCGTCGAGGTCTGCCTCTACTTCGGTGCCGCCCGGCAGCGTCCCGGACGCAGCGCCCTCATCATGGGCGACCGCACGCTCCTCGTCCACGAAGACGATCTGCCCGACGACGATGAGGACGACCTCGGCGAAGTCGGCCACTACCTCCTCGAACCCGACGGAGCGATCGTGCGCGCCGGGCTCGTCACCGCTCTGTGCGGACCGCTGCAGGCTCGCCGCGTCCACCCGAAGATCGCCTATCTGACCACCGACGTCGAACCCACCGGGCCGGCCGCGGCCGGGGTCACCTCCTATCAGGTCACCGATGTGCTGCCCGCGAAGATCCCGAGCCTGCGCAAGGCCCTCGTCAGCCGTGGCATCGGTTCGGTCGTGATCAAAAAACGCGGAGCTGATATTGTTCCTGACCAGGTCAGGCGTCAGCTCAAACTGCCGGCAGGAGACAAGGCGACACTGGTATTCACCCGCCTGGGTGACCGTCATGTCGTCCTCCTGACCCAACCCTGCTGA
- a CDS encoding sulfurtransferase: MNRSDVLITADELLARLADDGSTPRLLDVRWTLQKPDGRDDFTAGHIPGAIYVDLDTELAAHSDHDPTAGRHPLPSAEAFQDQVRAWGIDQLTEVVVYDDNSGQGAARAWWLLQWAGMKARVLDGGLNAFVAAGGELATGVGAPVQPSTVTISPDSMPVIDADAASAWTGVLLDARAGERFRGDSEPLDSQAGHIPGATNAPASENTADGKFLDEESLRSRFSALGALDQPVGVYCGSGVSACHNALALASLGVEASLYPASWSGWSSDPARPVATGA, encoded by the coding sequence ATGAACCGCTCCGACGTTCTCATCACCGCCGACGAACTCCTCGCTCGCCTCGCCGACGATGGATCCACGCCGAGGCTGCTCGACGTCCGCTGGACACTGCAGAAGCCCGACGGCCGCGACGACTTCACCGCCGGGCACATCCCCGGAGCCATCTACGTCGACCTGGACACGGAACTCGCCGCACACTCCGACCACGACCCCACCGCGGGACGTCACCCGCTGCCATCTGCCGAAGCATTCCAGGACCAGGTCCGGGCCTGGGGCATCGACCAGCTCACCGAGGTCGTCGTCTATGACGACAATTCGGGTCAGGGAGCCGCCCGTGCATGGTGGCTGCTGCAGTGGGCGGGAATGAAGGCCCGGGTCCTCGACGGCGGCCTGAACGCATTTGTTGCGGCCGGAGGGGAATTGGCTACCGGAGTCGGCGCCCCCGTGCAGCCGAGCACCGTGACGATCTCCCCCGATTCGATGCCCGTCATCGACGCCGATGCTGCGTCGGCCTGGACAGGAGTCCTGCTCGATGCGCGGGCCGGCGAGCGTTTCCGTGGAGACAGCGAACCGCTCGACTCACAGGCCGGCCACATTCCCGGCGCCACGAACGCGCCCGCCAGCGAGAACACCGCCGATGGCAAGTTCCTTGACGAGGAATCTCTGCGCTCGCGCTTCTCGGCCCTCGGCGCTCTCGACCAGCCCGTCGGCGTCTACTGCGGTTCAGGCGTCAGCGCCTGCCACAATGCGCTGGCTCTGGCGAGCCTCGGTGTCGAGGCGAGCCTCTACCCGGCCAGCTGGTCGGGATGGTCCTCCGATCCCGCCCGTCCGGTCGCCACGGGAGCCTGA
- a CDS encoding C40 family peptidase, giving the protein MAIKQHGRRAAEAKVKTPLTELTEILNANSAVFGRRAAVVAASGGLLAAAVLPAAGQGADDDVAVSAESQAQTQVEFKNQSATVTAGEGSSSKDKDKKGDSSFGADVQNVTAEAAPKPKPKPKPQPVETAEDEAADEAAPSPAPAEDKASDSSDSANTGSSDSGDKDKSDKSDKSESKDSGSDSAGSIDGSKAQQVIGWAAKGVGTPYVYGGTSQSGWDCSGYTSWVYSKVGVNLPRSSSAQKASGTVVSQSEAKPGDLIWHPGHVGIYAGGGQMYDAGSPGSGTSKRSYSWMGNVTFIRVL; this is encoded by the coding sequence GTGGCAATTAAGCAGCATGGCCGCCGGGCCGCAGAAGCCAAGGTCAAGACCCCATTGACCGAACTGACCGAAATCCTGAATGCCAACTCCGCCGTCTTCGGGCGTCGTGCAGCCGTTGTTGCTGCCAGCGGTGGTCTGCTCGCTGCAGCCGTTCTTCCGGCAGCAGGTCAGGGAGCCGACGATGACGTCGCAGTCTCCGCCGAGTCACAAGCTCAGACACAGGTCGAGTTCAAGAACCAGTCGGCGACCGTCACTGCTGGCGAAGGCTCATCGTCGAAGGACAAGGACAAGAAGGGGGACTCCTCCTTCGGTGCCGACGTCCAGAACGTCACCGCTGAGGCCGCTCCTAAACCCAAACCTAAGCCGAAGCCACAACCCGTCGAGACTGCCGAGGACGAGGCTGCCGACGAGGCGGCTCCGAGCCCAGCGCCCGCCGAGGACAAGGCGAGCGATTCCTCCGATTCCGCCAACACCGGTTCCTCGGATTCCGGCGACAAGGACAAGTCAGACAAGTCGGACAAGAGCGAGAGCAAAGACTCCGGGTCTGACAGCGCCGGTTCGATCGACGGCTCCAAGGCTCAGCAGGTCATCGGCTGGGCTGCCAAGGGCGTCGGCACCCCATACGTCTACGGTGGAACCTCGCAGAGCGGCTGGGACTGCTCCGGTTACACCTCCTGGGTCTACAGCAAGGTCGGCGTCAACCTGCCTCGCAGCTCGAGTGCACAGAAGGCCTCCGGCACGGTCGTCTCCCAGTCGGAAGCCAAGCCCGGTGACCTCATCTGGCACCCAGGCCACGTCGGCATCTACGCCGGTGGCGGACAGATGTACGATGCCGGCTCCCCAGGTTCAGGCACCTCGAAGCGCAGCTACAGCTGGATGGGCAACGTCACCTTCATCCGCGTTCTCTGA